A genomic window from Arvicola amphibius chromosome 5, mArvAmp1.2, whole genome shotgun sequence includes:
- the Znf335 gene encoding zinc finger protein 335 isoform X1: MHVAGRRSPAPMEENEVESSSDAAPGPGQPEEPSESGLGVGTSEAVSADSSDAATAPELTEADDSGVGQSSDSGSRSVEEVSESISADPLPHGYLPDSSSVSHGTVAEVPGGPPALVHSSVLPDPSMLVSDCAASSSDLGAAIDKIIESTIGPDLIQSCITVTSAEEGGAETTQYLILQGPDDGAPITSPMSTSTLTNSLAAIETLADGPTSTSTCLEPPEEPQGEPSSLAQPPPASGADELDLQSLEAMMEVVVVQQFKCKMCQYRSSTKATLLRHMRERHFRPAAAAATAVTTATGKRGRLRKWGTSTKTTEEEGPEEEEDDIVDAGAIDDLEEDSDYNPAEDEPRGRQLRLQRPTPSTPRPRRRPGRPRKLPCLETADLYDGVGEPLVSSQSTQNPPELQDLEAPSSSGPGCLWGKVGRGPVESGVSQSDAENAAHSCKDEPDAQPRRRGRPSRRFLGKKYRKYYYKSPKPLLRPYLCRICGSRFLSLEDLRFHVNSHEAGDPQLFKCLQCSYRSRRWSSLKEHMFNHVGSKPYKCDECSYTSVYRKDVIRHAAVHSRDRKKRPDPTPKLSSFPCPVCGRVYPMQKRLTQHMKTHSTEKPHMCDKCGKSFKKRYTFKMHLLTHIQAVANRRFKCEFCEFFCDDKKALLNHQLSHVSDKPFKCSFCPYRTFREDFLLSHVAVKHTGAKPFACEYCHFSTRHKKNLRLHVRCRHANSFEEWGRRHPEEPPSRRRPFFSLQQIEELKQQHTAAPGLPPSLPGPEAPQEPAPFQSPETPPLLCPDALGGATIIYQQGAEESTAMATQTALDLLLNMSAQRELGATALQVAVVKSEGMEAELTSTSTGRQPSPEDTTQQVVTLRVAEPGSSVAAESQLGPPDLQQIALPSGPFGGASYSVITAPPLEERTSAPGTPYSEEPPGQTAQAVVMSENLKEAGTHYIMAADGTQLHHIELTADGSISFPSPDTLASGAKWPLLQCGGPPRDGPEVLSPMKTHRAGGPQGSSTPSPAAISTLGLVVPTSPSSAAALSAKKFSCKVCSEAFAGRAEMESHKRAHAGPAAFKCPDCPFSARQWPEVRAHMAQHSSLRPHQCNQCSFASKNKKDLRRHMLTHTNEKPFSCHLCGQRFNRNGHLKFHIQRLHSSEGRKTGGSTARAPAQTIILNSEEETLTTLHTAIQSSHGVLGPERLQQALSQEHIFVAQEQTVTNQEEAAYIQEITTADGQTVQHLVTSDNQVQYIISQDGVQHLLPQEYVVVPDGHHIQVQEGQITHIQYEQGTPFLQESQIQYVPVSPGQQLVTQAQLEAAAHSAVTAVADAAMAQVQGLFGTEEAVPEHIQQLQHQGIEYDVITITDD, from the exons ATGCACGTTGCTGGCAGGCGGTCCCCCGCGCCAATGGAGGAGAACGAGGTGGAGAGCAGTAGCGACGCGGCCCCTGGGCCGGGCCAGCCGGAGGAGCCCTCTGAGAGCGGCCTGGGTGTGGGCACCTCGGAAGCGGTGTCCGCGGACAGCAGCGACGCGGCGACCGCCCCAGAGTTAACGGAGGCCGACGACTCTGGCGTGGGGCAGAGCTCAGACAGTGGCAGCCGCTCTGTG GAGGAGGTATCCGAGAGCATTTCAGCAGACCCCTTGCCTCATGGCTACCTCCCTGATTCATCTTCTGTGTCCCACGGAACAGTGGCAGAGGTGCCAGGTGGCCCCCCAGCCCTGGTGCATTCCAGTGTTCTCCCAGACCCCAGCATGCTGGTGTCAGACTGCGCAGCTTCCTCTTCAGACCTCGGTGCTGCCATTGACAAGATCATTGAGTCTACTATTGGTCCGGACCTCATCCAGA GCTGCATTACTGTGACCAGTGCTGAAGAAGGAGGAGCAGAAACCACCCAATATCTGATCCTGCAGGGCCCAGATGATG GTGCTCCCATTACATCACCAATGTCTACTTCCACCCTGACCAATAGTCTGGCAGCCATTGAAACCCTGGCGGATGGCCCCACATCTACATCTACATGCCTTGAGCCTCCTGAGGAGCCCCAGGGAGAACCTAGCTCTCTAGCACAGCCACCCCCAGCCTCTGGTGCTGACGAGCTGGACCTGCAGAGCCTAGAGGCCAtgatggaggtggtggttgtGCAGCAGTTCAAGTGCAAGATGTGCCAGTACCGGAGCAGCACCAAGGCAACCCTCCTTCGCCACATGCGGGAGCGGCACTTCCGCCCAG cagcagcagcagcaacagcggTAACAACAGCAACTGGTAAAAGGGGGCGTCTACGGAAGTGGGGCACATCTACCAAGACCACAGAGGAGGAAgggccagaggaggaggaggatgacaTTGTGGATGCTGGGGCCATTGACGATCTAGAGG AGGACAGTGACTACAATCCAGCTGAGGATGAGCCCCGGGGCCGGCAGCTGCGGCTCCAGCGTCCCACCCCTAGTACCCCAAGACCTCGAAGGAGGCCTGGCCGACCCCGAAAGCTGCCCTGCCTAGAGACTGCGGACCTCTATGATG GTGTAGGAGAGCCTCTAGTGAGTTCCCAGAGCACACAGAACCCTCCAGAACTGCAGGATCTCGAGGCTCCCAGCTCCTCGGGCCCAGGATGCCTATGGGGCAAGGTGGGGAGAGGCCCAGTGGAATCTGGTGTGAGTCAGTCGGATGCCGAGAACGCAGCCCACTCTTGCAAGGATGAACCTGACGCCCAACCCCGCCGCCGAGGGCGACCCTCCAGGAGGTTCCTAGGGAAGAAATACCGAAA GTACTACTACAAGTCGCCCAAGCCGCTGCTCAGGCCTTACCTGTGCCGCATATGTGGCTCACGCTTCCTGTCCCTTGAGGATCTGCGCTTCCACGTTAATTCCCATGAAGCTGGTGACCCACAGCTCTTCAAGTGCCTGCAGTGTAGCTACCGCTCCCGTCGCTGGTCCTCACTCAAG GAGCACATGTTTAACCATGTGGGCAGCAAGCCCTACAAGTGTGACGAGTGCAGCTACACCAGTGTCTACCGGAAGGATGTCATCAGACATGCGGCCGTGCACAGCCGTGACCG AAAGAAGAGGCCAGATCCG ACCCCAAAGCTGAGCTCTTTCCCTTGCCCAGTGTGTGGCCGTGTGTATCCCATGCAAAAAAGACTAACACAGCACATGAAGACTCACAGCACTGAGAAGCCACACATGTGTGATAAG tgtgggaagtcctttaaGAAGCGCTACACCTTCAAAATGCACCTGCTCACACACATCCAGGCTGTTGCTAACCGCAG GTTCAAATGTGAGTTCTGCGAGTTTTTCTGTGATGACAAGAAGGCACTATTGAACCACCAGTTGTCCCATGTTAGCGACAAGCCCTTCAAATGCAGCTTTTGTCCCTACCGAACCTTCCGTGAGGATTTCCTGCTATCCCATGTGGCTGTGAAGCACACAG GGGCCAAGCCCTTCGCCTGTGAGTACTGCCACTTCAGCACTCGGCACAAGAAGAACCTGCGCCTGCATGTGCGATGCCGACACGCGAACAGCTTTGAGGAGTGGGGACGGCGCCACCCTGAGGAGCCCCCCTCCCGCCGCCGCCCCTTCTTCTCCCTACAGCAGATAGAAGAGCTGAAGCAGCAGCATACTGCGGCTCCTGGCCTGCCCCCCAGCTTGCCAGGGCCTGAG GCCCCCCAAGAGCCAGCACCTTTCCAGTCACCTGAGACTCCCCCACTACTCTGTCCTGATGCTCTAGGTGGTGCCACAATCATCTACCAACAAG GAGCTGAAGAGTCCACTGCGATGGCCACTCAGACGGCCTTGGACCTGCTGCTGAACATGAGCGCCCAACGGGAGCTGGGGGCGACAGCCCTGCAG GTGGCTGTGGTGAAGTCAGAGGGCATGGAGGCAGAGTTGACGTCCACGTCTACTGGTAGGCAGCCTTCCCCTGAAGACACCACTCAACAGGTGGTGACACTTCGTGTAGCAGAGCCAGGGAGCAGTGTGGCAGCTGAGAGCCAGCTAGGCCCTCCTGATCTACAGCAGATTGCCTTGCCATCTGGGCCATTTGGTGGGGCCAGCTACAGTGTCATCACAGCACCACCTCTGGAAGAGAGGACGTCAGCTCCTGGCACTCCTTACAG CGAAGAACCTCCTGGGCAGACAGCCCAGGCTGTGGTTATGAGTGAGAATCTCAAGGAGGCTGGCACCCACTACATCATGGCAGCTGATGGAACCCAATTGCACCACATCGAG TTGACTGCAGATGGCTCCATCTCCTTCCCAAGTCCAGATACTCTGGCCTCTGGAGCAAAGTGGCCCCTGTTGCAATGTGGAGGGCCACCCAGAGATGGTCCTGAGGTTCTGTCTCCAATGAAGACTCACCGTGCGGGAGGCCCCCAGGGCTCTTCCACCCCATCCCCTGCAGCTATCAGCACCCTAGGCCTGGTAGTACCCACCTCCCCATCATCCGCAGCAGCTTTGTCAGCAAAGAAGTTCTCTTGCAAGGTGTGCTCAGAGGCCTTTGCTGGCCGAGCAGAGATGGAGAGTCACAAGCGGGCCCATGCTGGGCCTGCTGCCTTCAAGTGCCCTGACTGCCCCTTCAGTGCTCGCCAGTGGCCTGAGGTCCGG GCTCACATGGCACAGCATTCAAGCCTAAGGCCTCACCAGTGCAATCAATGTAGCTTCGCCTCCAAGAACAAGAAGGATCTGAGGCGGCACATGCTGACACACACCAACGAGAAACCTTTCTCATGCCACCTCTGTGGGCAGCG tttcAACCGGAATGGGCACCTCAAATTTCACATCCAGAGGCTACATAGCAGTGAAGGGAGAAAGACTGGGGGTTCTACAGCCCGAGCCCCAGCCCAGACCATCATCCTCAACAGTGAAGAGGAAACACTGACCACACTGCACA ctgCCATCCAGTCCAGTCATGGTGTCCTAGGTCCAGAGCGGTTACAGCAGGCACTGAGCCAGGAACACATCTTTGTGGCCCAGGAACAGACAGTGACCAATCAG GAGGAAGCGGCCTACATCCAGGAAATCACCACGGCAGATGGCCAGACAGTGCAGCACCTGGTCACCTCTGACAACCAG GTTCAGTATATCATCTCTCAGGACGGCGTCCAGCATCTACTGCCTCAGGAGTATGTTGTGGTCCCTGATGGCCATCATATCCAG GTCCAGGAGGGCCAGATCACACACATCCAGTATGAGCAAGGTACCCCATTCCTGCAGGAATCCCAG ATCCAGTATGTACCTGTGTCCCCAGGCCAGCAGCTTGTCACCCAGGCTCAGCTTGAGGCTGCAGCACATTCTGCTGTTACAG CAGTGGCTGATGCTGCCATGGCCCAAGTCCAGGGCCTATTTGGCACTGAGGAAGCAGTGCCTGAACACATCCAACAGCTGCAACACCAGGGCATCGAGTACGACGTCATTACCATCACGGATGATTGA
- the Znf335 gene encoding zinc finger protein 335 isoform X3, which translates to MHVAGRRSPAPMEENEVESSSDAAPGPGQPEEPSESGLGVGTSEAVSADSSDAATAPELTEADDSGVGQSSDSGSRSVEEVSESISADPLPHGYLPDSSSVSHGTVAEVPGGPPALVHSSVLPDPSMLVSDCAASSSDLGAAIDKIIESTIGPDLIQSCITVTSAEEGGAETTQYLILQGPDDGAPITSPMSTSTLTNSLAAIETLADGPTSTSTCLEPPEEPQGEPSSLAQPPPASGADELDLQSLEAMMEVVVVQQFKCKMCQYRSSTKATLLRHMRERHFRPAAAAATAVTTATGKRGRLRKWGTSTKTTEEEGPEEEEDDIVDAGAIDDLEEDSDYNPAEDEPRGRQLRLQRPTPSTPRPRRRPGRPRKLPCLETADLYDGVGEPLVSSQSTQNPPELQDLEAPSSSGPGCLWGKVGRGPVESGVSQSDAENAAHSCKDEPDAQPRRRGRPSRRFLGKKYRKYYYKSPKPLLRPYLCRICGSRFLSLEDLRFHVNSHEAGDPQLFKCLQCSYRSRRWSSLKEHMFNHVGSKPYKCDECSYTSVYRKDVIRHAAVHSRDRKKRPDPTPKLSSFPCPVCGRVYPMQKRLTQHMKTHSTEKPHMCDKCGKSFKKRYTFKMHLLTHIQAVANRRFKCEFCEFFCDDKKALLNHQLSHVSDKPFKCSFCPYRTFREDFLLSHVAVKHTGAKPFACEYCHFSTRHKKNLRLHVRCRHANSFEEWGRRHPEEPPSRRRPFFSLQQIEELKQQHTAAPGLPPSLPGPEAPQEPAPFQSPETPPLLCPDALGGATIIYQQGAEESTAMATQTALDLLLNMSAQRELGATALQVAVVKSEGMEAELTSTSTGRQPSPEDTTQQVVTLRVAEPGSSVAAESQLGPPDLQQIALPSGPFGGASYSVITAPPLEERTSAPGTPYSEEPPGQTAQAVVMSENLKEAGTHYIMAADGTQLHHIELTADGSISFPSPDTLASGAKWPLLQCGGPPRDGPEVLSPMKTHRAGGPQGSSTPSPAAISTLGLVVPTSPSSAAALSAKKFSCKVCSEAFAGRAEMESHKRAHAGPAAFKCPDCPFSARQWPEVRAHMAQHSSLRPHQCNQCSFASKNKKDLRRHMLTHTNEKPFSCHLCGQRFNRNGHLKFHIQRLHSSEGRKTGGSTARAPAQTIILNSEEETLTTLHTAIQSSHGVLGPERLQQALSQEHIFVAQEQTVTNQEEAAYIQEITTADGQTVQHLVTSDNQVQYIISQDGVQHLLPQEYVVVPDGHHIQVQEGQITHIQYEQGTPFLQESQIQYVPVSPGQQLVTQAQLEAAAHSAVTVADAAMAQVQGLFGTEEAVPEHIQQLQHQGIEYDVITITDD; encoded by the exons ATGCACGTTGCTGGCAGGCGGTCCCCCGCGCCAATGGAGGAGAACGAGGTGGAGAGCAGTAGCGACGCGGCCCCTGGGCCGGGCCAGCCGGAGGAGCCCTCTGAGAGCGGCCTGGGTGTGGGCACCTCGGAAGCGGTGTCCGCGGACAGCAGCGACGCGGCGACCGCCCCAGAGTTAACGGAGGCCGACGACTCTGGCGTGGGGCAGAGCTCAGACAGTGGCAGCCGCTCTGTG GAGGAGGTATCCGAGAGCATTTCAGCAGACCCCTTGCCTCATGGCTACCTCCCTGATTCATCTTCTGTGTCCCACGGAACAGTGGCAGAGGTGCCAGGTGGCCCCCCAGCCCTGGTGCATTCCAGTGTTCTCCCAGACCCCAGCATGCTGGTGTCAGACTGCGCAGCTTCCTCTTCAGACCTCGGTGCTGCCATTGACAAGATCATTGAGTCTACTATTGGTCCGGACCTCATCCAGA GCTGCATTACTGTGACCAGTGCTGAAGAAGGAGGAGCAGAAACCACCCAATATCTGATCCTGCAGGGCCCAGATGATG GTGCTCCCATTACATCACCAATGTCTACTTCCACCCTGACCAATAGTCTGGCAGCCATTGAAACCCTGGCGGATGGCCCCACATCTACATCTACATGCCTTGAGCCTCCTGAGGAGCCCCAGGGAGAACCTAGCTCTCTAGCACAGCCACCCCCAGCCTCTGGTGCTGACGAGCTGGACCTGCAGAGCCTAGAGGCCAtgatggaggtggtggttgtGCAGCAGTTCAAGTGCAAGATGTGCCAGTACCGGAGCAGCACCAAGGCAACCCTCCTTCGCCACATGCGGGAGCGGCACTTCCGCCCAG cagcagcagcagcaacagcggTAACAACAGCAACTGGTAAAAGGGGGCGTCTACGGAAGTGGGGCACATCTACCAAGACCACAGAGGAGGAAgggccagaggaggaggaggatgacaTTGTGGATGCTGGGGCCATTGACGATCTAGAGG AGGACAGTGACTACAATCCAGCTGAGGATGAGCCCCGGGGCCGGCAGCTGCGGCTCCAGCGTCCCACCCCTAGTACCCCAAGACCTCGAAGGAGGCCTGGCCGACCCCGAAAGCTGCCCTGCCTAGAGACTGCGGACCTCTATGATG GTGTAGGAGAGCCTCTAGTGAGTTCCCAGAGCACACAGAACCCTCCAGAACTGCAGGATCTCGAGGCTCCCAGCTCCTCGGGCCCAGGATGCCTATGGGGCAAGGTGGGGAGAGGCCCAGTGGAATCTGGTGTGAGTCAGTCGGATGCCGAGAACGCAGCCCACTCTTGCAAGGATGAACCTGACGCCCAACCCCGCCGCCGAGGGCGACCCTCCAGGAGGTTCCTAGGGAAGAAATACCGAAA GTACTACTACAAGTCGCCCAAGCCGCTGCTCAGGCCTTACCTGTGCCGCATATGTGGCTCACGCTTCCTGTCCCTTGAGGATCTGCGCTTCCACGTTAATTCCCATGAAGCTGGTGACCCACAGCTCTTCAAGTGCCTGCAGTGTAGCTACCGCTCCCGTCGCTGGTCCTCACTCAAG GAGCACATGTTTAACCATGTGGGCAGCAAGCCCTACAAGTGTGACGAGTGCAGCTACACCAGTGTCTACCGGAAGGATGTCATCAGACATGCGGCCGTGCACAGCCGTGACCG AAAGAAGAGGCCAGATCCG ACCCCAAAGCTGAGCTCTTTCCCTTGCCCAGTGTGTGGCCGTGTGTATCCCATGCAAAAAAGACTAACACAGCACATGAAGACTCACAGCACTGAGAAGCCACACATGTGTGATAAG tgtgggaagtcctttaaGAAGCGCTACACCTTCAAAATGCACCTGCTCACACACATCCAGGCTGTTGCTAACCGCAG GTTCAAATGTGAGTTCTGCGAGTTTTTCTGTGATGACAAGAAGGCACTATTGAACCACCAGTTGTCCCATGTTAGCGACAAGCCCTTCAAATGCAGCTTTTGTCCCTACCGAACCTTCCGTGAGGATTTCCTGCTATCCCATGTGGCTGTGAAGCACACAG GGGCCAAGCCCTTCGCCTGTGAGTACTGCCACTTCAGCACTCGGCACAAGAAGAACCTGCGCCTGCATGTGCGATGCCGACACGCGAACAGCTTTGAGGAGTGGGGACGGCGCCACCCTGAGGAGCCCCCCTCCCGCCGCCGCCCCTTCTTCTCCCTACAGCAGATAGAAGAGCTGAAGCAGCAGCATACTGCGGCTCCTGGCCTGCCCCCCAGCTTGCCAGGGCCTGAG GCCCCCCAAGAGCCAGCACCTTTCCAGTCACCTGAGACTCCCCCACTACTCTGTCCTGATGCTCTAGGTGGTGCCACAATCATCTACCAACAAG GAGCTGAAGAGTCCACTGCGATGGCCACTCAGACGGCCTTGGACCTGCTGCTGAACATGAGCGCCCAACGGGAGCTGGGGGCGACAGCCCTGCAG GTGGCTGTGGTGAAGTCAGAGGGCATGGAGGCAGAGTTGACGTCCACGTCTACTGGTAGGCAGCCTTCCCCTGAAGACACCACTCAACAGGTGGTGACACTTCGTGTAGCAGAGCCAGGGAGCAGTGTGGCAGCTGAGAGCCAGCTAGGCCCTCCTGATCTACAGCAGATTGCCTTGCCATCTGGGCCATTTGGTGGGGCCAGCTACAGTGTCATCACAGCACCACCTCTGGAAGAGAGGACGTCAGCTCCTGGCACTCCTTACAG CGAAGAACCTCCTGGGCAGACAGCCCAGGCTGTGGTTATGAGTGAGAATCTCAAGGAGGCTGGCACCCACTACATCATGGCAGCTGATGGAACCCAATTGCACCACATCGAG TTGACTGCAGATGGCTCCATCTCCTTCCCAAGTCCAGATACTCTGGCCTCTGGAGCAAAGTGGCCCCTGTTGCAATGTGGAGGGCCACCCAGAGATGGTCCTGAGGTTCTGTCTCCAATGAAGACTCACCGTGCGGGAGGCCCCCAGGGCTCTTCCACCCCATCCCCTGCAGCTATCAGCACCCTAGGCCTGGTAGTACCCACCTCCCCATCATCCGCAGCAGCTTTGTCAGCAAAGAAGTTCTCTTGCAAGGTGTGCTCAGAGGCCTTTGCTGGCCGAGCAGAGATGGAGAGTCACAAGCGGGCCCATGCTGGGCCTGCTGCCTTCAAGTGCCCTGACTGCCCCTTCAGTGCTCGCCAGTGGCCTGAGGTCCGG GCTCACATGGCACAGCATTCAAGCCTAAGGCCTCACCAGTGCAATCAATGTAGCTTCGCCTCCAAGAACAAGAAGGATCTGAGGCGGCACATGCTGACACACACCAACGAGAAACCTTTCTCATGCCACCTCTGTGGGCAGCG tttcAACCGGAATGGGCACCTCAAATTTCACATCCAGAGGCTACATAGCAGTGAAGGGAGAAAGACTGGGGGTTCTACAGCCCGAGCCCCAGCCCAGACCATCATCCTCAACAGTGAAGAGGAAACACTGACCACACTGCACA ctgCCATCCAGTCCAGTCATGGTGTCCTAGGTCCAGAGCGGTTACAGCAGGCACTGAGCCAGGAACACATCTTTGTGGCCCAGGAACAGACAGTGACCAATCAG GAGGAAGCGGCCTACATCCAGGAAATCACCACGGCAGATGGCCAGACAGTGCAGCACCTGGTCACCTCTGACAACCAG GTTCAGTATATCATCTCTCAGGACGGCGTCCAGCATCTACTGCCTCAGGAGTATGTTGTGGTCCCTGATGGCCATCATATCCAG GTCCAGGAGGGCCAGATCACACACATCCAGTATGAGCAAGGTACCCCATTCCTGCAGGAATCCCAG ATCCAGTATGTACCTGTGTCCCCAGGCCAGCAGCTTGTCACCCAGGCTCAGCTTGAGGCTGCAGCACATTCTGCTGTTACAG TGGCTGATGCTGCCATGGCCCAAGTCCAGGGCCTATTTGGCACTGAGGAAGCAGTGCCTGAACACATCCAACAGCTGCAACACCAGGGCATCGAGTACGACGTCATTACCATCACGGATGATTGA